One window from the genome of Cryptomeria japonica chromosome 6, Sugi_1.0, whole genome shotgun sequence encodes:
- the LOC131052759 gene encoding secreted RxLR effector protein 161-like: MDDCHPASTPMMIGCKLSKTDDSPDVNQSEYRSMIGSLLYLTASRPDLMQSVCMVSRFQSAPKQSHLIVVKRIFKYIQGTLDFGLRYPRNTNFTLMAFTDADWAGCLDDRGSTSGAVFYLGDRLIAWHSKKQDSVSLSTAEAEYIAATSCYTQLLWMAQQLLDMGIKVPKPISIFYDNTSAINLSKNPVLHSRTKHIAIKFHFLQEKVLANEVQLLHVPTQAQVADIFTKALPKELVISVVTVGYIDSFMWL; this comes from the exons ATGGATGACTGTCATCCAGCTAGCACCCCCATGATGATAGGTTGTAAGTTATCTAAAACTGATGATTCTCCTGATGTTAATCAATcagaatatagatcaatgattggtagctTACTGTATTTAACAGCCTCTAGGCCAGATTTAATGCAATCCGTTTGCATGGTGTCAAGATTTCAATCTGCCCCCAAACAGTCACATTTGATTGTGGTTAAACGAATTTTCAAGTATATAcaaggcacacttgattttggccTACGGTATCCTCGCAATACTAATTTTACATTGATGGCTTTTACTGATGCGGATTGGGCTGGTTGTTTAGATGATAGAGGTAGCACCAGTGGCGCTGTATTTTACCTTGGTGATCGTCTTATTGCTTGGCACAGCAAAAAACAAGACTCAGTCTCCTTATCAACtgcagaggctgaatatattgccgCCACTTCTTGCTACACTCAACTTTTGTGGATGGCACAACAGTTACTTGATATGGGTATCAAGGTTCCTAAGCCCATTTCTAttttctatgacaatactagtgccatcaaTTTGTCCAAGAACCCTGTACTGCACTCCAGGACCAAACATATTGCCATTAAGTTTCACTTTCTACAAGAAAAAGTGCTTGCTAATGAAGTTCAGCTTCTGCATGTGCCTACACAAGCACAAGTAGCTGACATTTTCACTAAAGCATTGCCTAAGGAG CTGGTTATATCTGTGGTTACAGTTGGTTATATTGATTCCTTTATGTGGTTATAG